The genomic region GCCGGGACCGATCAGCTCGACGGCTCCGTCGATGCCCGCGGTCACCACGGCGTCGAGCAGCACCGTCCGCTTGACCAGTTCCTCGGTGCCGGTGTCCAGGCGCTGATAGCTCAGCACGTTGTCGACGAGCGTCGTCATGCGCGCGTAGCCCGCGGCGAGGTGGTGCAGGATCTGGTTGGCCTCGGGCCAGAGCTGGCCGGCCGGGTCGGCGGCGAGGGCCGAGAGCTCGCCGCGCAGCTCCTCCAGCGGACCCCGCAGGGACTCGCCCAGCACGGCGGTCAGCTGGGTGTGCCGCGCTTCGAGCCCGGTGAGACGCTCCGCCTGCTCCTCCAGTTCGGAGGCGTACCGCTCGGTCCGGTCGGCGGACTCCGCCGCGTGCCGCTCGGTGAGCTCGGCGATCTCGGCCCGGTGGCTCTCGGTGAGCCGGGCGATCTCGGCCGCGTGCCGGTCGGTCAGCCCGGAGACCTCGTCGGTGTGCTGCTGTGCCAGTTCCTCGTACGGCCTGCGGTCGGTGAACGTCATGACGGCGCCGACCAGCTGGTCCCCGTCGCGCACGGGGGCGGTCGTCAGATCCACCGGGACCCGGCCGCCGCTCTTGGACCAGAGCACCTGCCCGCGTACGCGGTGCTTGCGGCCGGACCGCAGGGTGTCGGCCAGCGGCGACTCCTCGTACGGGAACGGGTCACCCTCCGCGCGCGAGTGCAGGATCAGCGGGTGGAGCTCCTTGCCGCCGAGGTCGCTGGCCCGGAAGCCGAGGATCTGGGCGGCCGCGGGGTTGACCAGGACGACCCGGCCGTCCGTGTCCGTGCCGACGACGCCCTCGGAGGCGGCCCGCAGGATCATCTCGGTCTGGCGCTGCGAACGGGCCAGCTCGGCCTCGGTGTCGACGGTGCCGGAGAGGTCCCGCACGACGAGCATGAGGAGCTCGTCACCGGTGTAGCTGGAGTGGATGTCGTTGTAGCCGGCCTGACCGCTGTCCAGGGAGGCACTGGTGACCTCGACCGGGTACTCGGTGCCGTCGGTCCGGCGCGCGGTCATCCGCGTCGGCTTGGTCCTGCCCTGCTCGTCCGCAGCATCCGGCCTGCGCATCGACCCCGGGATCAGCCTGGAGTCGAACTCCGGAAGCAGATCGAGCAGTCCGCGGCCCACGAGCGCGGTGCCCGGGGTCTCGAACATTTCGAGGGCGATGGTGTTGGCGTTGACGACCGTGCCGTTGCAGTTGACGAGCAGGAGCCCGTCCGGAAGGGCGTCGAGTATGGCTGCGAGGCGAGCAGCGCCTCGGGATGGCCTGCTGCTCACGAGACGCTTCCTCCCTGAATACCGCACCTTGCCGACAGCGGGCCCCATCCTGCCCCTCGGGCCTCAGGCTGTCACTGGAGGAGTCTAAAGGCAGGGAGCGCATGGCGGGCGGCGGATGAGGGGGAGCTCTCACCAAGGTTCTGTGCACACGGTGTACGCCGGTGGCCCAGAGTGTGACGGCGAGCGCCCCCTCTGACGTGCGCGTATGCGTTCCGGGGCGCGCACGGAGGCTGCCCGGAACGCCCCGGATCGCGGCCTGCGAGGCTTCCGGGGCGGCCTGTGCGCGCCCCGGTGTGCGCCGTCGGACGCAGCCGAAGTCCCGGCGCACGCCCCGCCGAACCGGCTACCTCGCGGAGGGGAGCACCGGCACGAGGTTGTTCCAGCGCGAGATCTCGCAGCCGTTGGCCCGGCTGAATCGCGCGTCGACGTCCTCGCCCTCCCAGGTGCCCTGCACACGGGCCGCGGCCGGCCCGCCGGCCTGCTGGGTGCACATGGCGTTGCGGTCGGTGGCCACGAAGGGGTTGTCCCCCGCCTCGGCGGCCTCGTCCAGCAGGTCGCAGGCACGCTGCGCCTCCGGGTGACTGCCGCCCGCCGGGCCGCACTCCAGCTCGAAGACTCCGTCGGCAGCCGGGTTGCCGGACTCCGAGACGGTCACGGTGAGCCGCGTCCCACCGTCCTGTGCCGTCGGCCAGTCCCCCTGGAGTACGGGGAGGGGAGGCAGCGGCACGAGAGGGGACACCGCTGTGGCGGCGGGCGCGGCGGCGGACAGCACGGCGAGGGACGCGGCGGCGGTGAGGGTGAGACGACGCAGCATGCGGGGCTCCTGTTGTTCTGGCGCGCCCTGGAGCGCGCCGGCCTGCTCCGGCACGCGCCGGGTGGAGGCGCGCGCAGGGCACACGGGGGTGACGGACGGAGGGCGGAGCCCTCGTCCTCTCTAACGCTCCCTACGCCCGCACGTTGCGCAACTCATGGGGGGCCGACCGGAACAGCCCCACGCGCTCGAACACCCGGCCGGTCGCGCGGCGGAGCCCCCGGGGCCGGTCGCGGCAGGAACGCCGGACCGGAACTCCCGCCGCAGGGCGCTTTGCCTCGCCGCCCACCTGCCTAGTACCGTGGGCGGCGATTGGTGACAGCGCGCTCGACTGTGTCATCATCTGCACGCACCACTCGCGCTTGCGCGAGGTGTGCTGGAGGCGTCGCCTAGTCCGGTCTATGGCGCCGCACTGCTAATGCGGTTTGGGTCTTAAAGCCCATCGAGGGTTCAAATCCCTCCGCCTCCGCAGGAACCCGAAGCCCCACGCCCCAGGCGTGGGGCTTCGGTCGTATCCGGCCCCCGGACGGCTGTGGGAACGTGCCTGAGAGCCGTGTTTCCGCAGCTCGGGGGCGGTATGGCTAATGGATTTCGCGTCACGGCGCAGGTCATGTAATGTTGTTCTCGCAACGCCGACGGGGCAGAAAAGCCCGGGAAGCGGGACCGAGGCTCAGGCCGAGGACAAGCACTCGTAGCTTAACGGATAGAGCATCTGACTACGGATCAGAAGGTTGCAGGTTCGAATCCTGCCGAGTGCACAGCAGGCCAGAGGCCCCCAGGAGAAATCCCGGGGGCCTCTCGCGTTGGCCGTACAGCGGCGAGGTCCTCAGCGCAGCTGTTCGGCCAGGCCGACGATGATGCCCTCCGGGCCGCGGACGTAGCAGAGCAGGTAGCTGTCCTCGAACCGGGCGATCCCGCCGACGAGTTCGGCGCCGTGGGGGCGCAGGCGGGCAACGGTGTCCTCGAGGTCGTCCACGGCGAACATGACGCGGTGCGTGCCCAGGATGTTGTGCGGCTTGTCGCGGGGCTCGGTGCTGATCGCCGCGGGGCTGCGGTACTTCGACAGTTCGAGCCGGCTGTTGCCGTCCGGGGTCCGGACCATCGCGATGTCACAGTGCACGCCGTCGAGTCCGGTGCACCGGTCTGCGACGGGGCCCTCGACCTCCGCCCTGCCCTCCAGCTCCATACCGAGTTCCACGAAGAACGCGATGGCGGCATCCATGTCCTCGACGACGATGCCGACGTTGTCCATCCGCTGAATCGCCATGCTGGTCTCTCCCTGCTTCCTCGTGCGGCCGGTGGTGGCCGCTCATGTCCCTGGGACGGAGCCGGTGGCACGTTCTCGACATCCCCGGACCGCCGGGCTCCGAAAGATCTGGGCCGAGCCTCGGGCGAGATTCATCCGGATGCGGCAATCCAGCTCCCGAGAAGGCCCGCACCGTGGTCGCTGTGCTCGCATGCGGAGGCGGGCGGGCGTCACTCGCCTTGTCGCGGTATCCCGTGCGTGGCGTCGAGCACCAGGGACAGCAGCCGCTCCGGCTGGTCCGGGTCCTCGCGGCGAGCCGTGGACAGTGCGATCCCGACGACGAGTTGCACCAGGTCGTCGGCAGTCAGGTCGGTGCGAGCAGTTCCCCGTTGTTGAGCCCGGGTCAGCAGCCCGGCTGCCGCGTCCAGGATCAGTCGGTGGCAGTCGAGGCCCGTCGCGTCGGGCTCCTCGACCATCAGCGCGCTGCCCATGCCCTGGTTGACGCGGGCGTGCGCCAGGAACGCGCGCAGCCAGAGCTCCAGGGCGTCGTCGGCCGATTCCGACGAGAGCAGTGTTTCCGCCTGCGCGCACAGGCTCTCGATCCGGTCTGTGAGTACCGCGGTCAGCAGGGCGTGACGGGTCGGGAAGTGGCGGTAGAGCGTCCCGGGGCCCACGCCGGCCCGGCGGGCGATCTCGTTGAGGGATGCCCCGGGGCCGACTTCGCCGAACACGTCCCGTGCCGTGGCCAGGAGGCGCTCCCGATTGAGGCGCGCGTCCGTGCGCCGCTGCGGCTGCGCGGAGGTGTGGCCGTGCCTGATCGTCATTGTCCCGTCCTCCGGGCGTCTCGGGATGGCTAAGCGGAGAGATTCTCCGTATCGTAGTCGCCATTAAACGGAGAACTACTCCGGAACGCCTGCCTGGGGAGCACGGATGACAGCACGTACGAGGGATGAGCTCGGCCGGATCGGGATCTGGACCCTTGCCTATGAGGGCCGGCCCGCCGGTCACGTACGCGAATCGGCAGCCGAGATAGAGGAGTTGGGTTACGGAGCCATCTGGTACGGGGAGGCGTTCGGCCGCGATGCGGTGGGCCAGGCGTGGTTGCTGCTGTCGGCGACCCGTCGTATCCGCGTGGCGTCCGGCATAGCCAATATCGCGTTCCGGGACCCGATCGCCATCGCCACCGCGGCGCGCACGCTCGGAGAGGCGTTCCCCGGGCGCTACGTACTCGGCCTGGGCGGCCACCGGGTCGACGACACGGTTCACGACGTGGACGGCTATCCCGTGCCGGCCCGCGGCAGAGCGTTGAGCACGATGCGCGCCTACCTGGATTCCATGGACGCGGTGCCCGCCCACGGTCCGGTGCCGGACCCGGCCCCGCGGCGTGTGCTGGCCGCGCTCGGCCCGCGGATGCTGGAACTGGCCGCCGAACGTACGTGGGGCGCGCACCCGTACTTCGTGTCCGTCGAGCACACCGTACGGGCGCGCCGGATCATGGGACCGGACGCGTTTCTGGGGGTCGAGCAGGCGGTCGTGCTGGACTCCGACCTCGGCCGGGCCCGGGAGGTGGCCACGGCACACGTCGCCGGGTACGTCTCGATGGCGCCGCACCAGGAAGCGAACGTGCGCCGGCTCGGCTTCGGCGATGAGGACATCGTCGGCGGTCCGAGCCGCCGGCTGGTGGACGCGATCGTCGTCTACGGGGATGCGGACGCGATCCGCCGACGCGTACAGCAGCACCTCGACGCGGGAGCCGATCACGTCTGCCTGCAGGTGCTCACCTCCGACCCGGCCGCGCTGCCGGAGCGTGAGTGGCGTGAGCTCGCTCCCGCCCTCGTGCCCCGTCAGCCTCTCCGGACCGGCGCCTGAGTCCGCCGGGCCGGCCCGGAGGAGCCCGGCCGGGTCAGGCCGATTCCGCGAGGGGCTCCGCCGCCGGGGCCCGGTCCCGGACCACGGGGCGGCGTCGGGTCGGCAGTCCGAAGGTCGGGTTGGCGACACCCCAGGCCGCGCCCTTGCAGACCAGCTCCTTGTAGAACGCGGCGAGCCGGCCGGTCAGGGCTGACCGGACCGCCCGGTCGTCGGCGGTGACGTACTGGATCAGGCCCTCCCTGCGGCCCAGCGAGATGCACTGGTTGAAGTAGCGGAGCGGCGTGTCCGGGAGCTTGCCGCCGGTCAGGCCCGCCGCGATGGAGTCGGCGGCCTGCCATGCGGTGGGGAGGCCCGACGCGCACGACATCCGCAGCGGTTTGCCGCCGGGGCCCTTCACCAGGGCCGCGTCCCCGATGGCGTACACGTCCGGGTGCGAGACCGAGCGCATCGCTCCGTCGACCACGATCCGGCCGGTGTCGGAGACCTCCAGAGCGGTGGCCTTCGCGATCGGGTGGACGGCGAAGCCGGCGGTCCACACGGTGACCGCGGCCGGGACGGACGTGCCGTCGGCGGTGGTGACGTGGTCGGCCTCCACACCGGTGACGGCGGTGTGTTCGTGCACGGTGATGCCGAGCTTGTCGAAGACCTTCCACAGGTGCTGCCGGCCCTTGGGCGAGAGCGTGTCGCCGAGCCCGCCCCGGGCGGCGAGCGCGACGTCGAGGTCCGGGCGGGACTCGGCGATCTCGGTCGCTGCCTCCAGGCCGGTGAGGCCGCCCCCGATGACGACCACGTGCTGTCCGGCGTCCAGGCCTGCCAGGCGCTCGCGCAGCCGGAGCGCCCCGGGGCGGCCGGCGATCTCGTGGGCGTGCTCGGCGGTGCCGGGGACGCCCTGGGTGTTCCAGCCGCTGCCGAGGGCGTACACGAGGCTGTCGTACTCCAGCTCCTCGGCGCCGTTCGCGTCGACGACGGCCACGGTCCCGCGGTCGACGTCCAGACCGGTGACCGTCGCGAGCCTCAGCTCGACGCCGGTGCCCGCGAACATCTGGCTGAAGGGCCGGGGCCTGAGCTCCTGGCCGACGGCCAGCTGGTGCAGCCGGACGCGCTCGACGAAGTCGGGCTCGGCGGTGACGAGGGTGATGTCGACGTCCTCGCGGCGCAGTCGCCTGGCGAGGCGGCCGGCGGCGACGGCTCCGGTGTATCCGGCTCCGAGAACGATGATGCGGTGCTTCATTTCCCTGCTCCTGTCTCGCGCGGGTCTGCCCCTTGAACCGGGCAGCCCGCCGTTTCCTGACAGGAGTGCGATGTGAAGCAGGTCACACCGGGGTCAGTACAGGTTGAGCAGGGGTTCTCCGTGGTCGGAGGCGGCCCACCGCTGGGTCGCGCGTTCGAGCTTGTCGGGGTTGGCCTGGGCGCGGATCGCCGCGATGCCCTCGGAGGTGATCTCCAGGCACATGACGCCGATGACCCGGCCGTCGACGACCGCCACGAGGGCGGGGCCGTTGTTGGCCGTCGTGACGTAGACCCCGGGCGAGCCGCCGGCCATGGCGCGCTTGGCCTTGCCGGGCTTGAACAGGCCCCGCAGGAACTTCGCGACCGCGACGGCGCCCTCGAACGGCTTGGTGCGGGCCGGGACCTTCCCGCCGCCGTCGCCGATCGAGACGGCGTCCGCGGTGAGCAGCCGTACGAGCGGCTCGGTACGGCCGCTGGTGGCGGCCTCGATGAACTCCTCGACGATCCGCCGGGCGGCGGCCTCGTCGACCGCGCTGCGGGCCTTGCCCTCCGCGACGTGCTTCCTGGCGCGGTGGAGGATCTGCTGGGCGGCGGACTCGGTGATGTCGAGGATCTCCGCGATCTTCCGGTGCGGGTAGCCGAAGGCCTCCCGCAGCACGTACACCACCCGCTCGTTGGGGGAGAGACGCTCCATGAGGGCGAGGACGGCGTACGAGACGGATTCCCGCTGCTCGGCGGTGTCGGCGGGGCCGAGCATCGGATCCCCGGGGAGCAGCGGTTCCGGCAGCCACTGACCCACGTAGGTCTCGCGGCGGGCGCGGGCCGAGGTGAGCTGGTTGAGGCACAGGTTGGTGAGGACCTTCGTCAGCCAGGCCTCGGGGACCTCGATCCGGTCCGTGTCGGCGGCCTGCCAGCGCAGGAACGTGTCCTGCACGGCGTCCTCGGCGTCGCTCGCGGAGCCGAGGAGGCGGTAGGCGATGGCTTCGAGCCGGGGCATGAAGGCCTCGAACCGGTCCACGTCGTCCACGGTCAGAGCCATGGCTCGGATCCTAGCCCTGTTGGAGTCGCACCTGCTCATGTCCGACGTGAAGGGGACGGCCTGGCCATGGCCTCGCGTACGGGTTCTCGGCGCAGGGCTCGTAGGACGAGGAGCCGGCCGCCTGGAGTTCCGGCAGGGCCTTCGCCGGCCGGCCCGGTCCGTTAGGGTCTCCCGGTCGACGCCGGCCGTCCCGAGGAGAACGACATGGCCCCACGCATCGAGGGCCCGCCCGATCCGTCCGGTCCCCCGGACCTGTTCACCGAGGCCTCCCGCGCGTCCGTCCACACCCTGGGTGCGAGCTGAGAGGGGCGGCATGAGCGGCTGGCGGTGCACCGGCCTGCGCTGGCCCCACGGCGAGCCCGTCCTCGGGTGGGCGCGGAGCGACGGGACCGGGCGGGGGCGGGAGAGCGTCCTGGCGTACGGGAAGGAGCTCGCGTTCCGGGCAGAGGGGGAGCGGCACTGCCTGGGGGCGCGCGGCAACCCGTGTCCGGTCGGGGCCGTGGTGCCCGTACGGAGCACGGGGGCGCGGTGCGCGGAGTGCGCACGGCTGGACCGGGCGCACTCGGTGGCCGCCGACACGATCGCCGACGACCCGCGTACGTACCGCGTCTATCTGGCCTGGTTCGGTCCTGGCATGGTCAAGGTCGGGATCACGGGGGAGTCGCGGGACGCCGCGCGGCTGCGGGAGCAGGGGGCCGTGGTGTTCAGCTGGCTGGGGCGCGGGCCGCTGATGGCCGCGCGGCGTACGGAGGAGCTGCTGCGCTCGGCGCTCGGGGTGCCCGACCGGATCCCGTACGCGCGCAAGCGCGCGGTGCGGGGCGAGCTGCCGGGGGCGGCGGAACGGGCCGCCGAGATCGAGGGGCTGTACGGGCGGGCCGCCGCCCTGGAGGGGGCCGGCTGGCCGGAGGCGCTGGAGCGGCTGCCGTTCGTGGCCGTCGACCACGCCGGGGTGTTCGGGCTCGACGGTGCGGAGGCGGCGGCGCGCGTGGTGACCGGGCTGGTGGACGGCGGGGTGGTGGCCGGCCGGCTGGTGGCCGCGGCCGGTCCCGATCTGCACCTGGAGACGGTGGACGAGGGGGTCGTCGTGCTGGACACGCGGCTGGTCACCGGCTGGGACCTGGTGGGCGCCGACGCGCGGGCGGGTACCGGTGTGCCGACCGCGGCCCTGGGGGGCGGTGGCGTGCAGGACGGGCTGTTCTGAGATCGTCACCGGAGATCGTTGCCGGTGAGGTGTCGAGGCGGGTGGGGTGGATGAGCGACGACGACCGTGACCGTGAGGATGTCGTGCGGTTCTGGCAGCGGCTCGGGCTGCCCGGGATCATCGACGTCCACACGCACTTCATGCCGGAGCGGGTGCTCAGCAAGGTGTGGGCCTACTTCGACTCGGCGGGCCCTCTGACGGGGCTGGAGTGGCCGATCACCTACCGGCGGGACGAGGACGAACGCCTCGCGCTGCTGCGCTCGTTCGGCGTGCTCCGGTTCACCTCGATGCTCTACCCGCACAAGGCCGGCATGGCCTCCTGGCTGAACGGCTGGGCGGCGGACTTCGCCGCGCGGGTGCCGGACTGTCTGCACACCGCCACGTTCTTCCCGGAGGAGGGCGCGGGGACCTATGTGCGCGAGGCGGTCGAGGCGGGGGCGCGCGTCTTCAAGTCGCACCTCCAGGTCGGGGCCTACGATCCGAACGACCCGCTGCTGGAGCCCGTGTGGGGGCTGCTGGCCGAGGCAGGGATCCCGGTGGTGACGCACTGCGGCTCCGGTCCGGCGCCCGGCGCGCACACGGGCCCCGGGCCGATCGGCCGTCTGCTGTCCCGCCACCCCCGGCTGAAGCTGGTGGTGGCGCACATGGGAATGCCGGAGTACGCGGAGTTCCTGGCGCTGGCGTCCGCGTACCCCGGGGTGCGGCTCGACACGACGATGGCGTTCACGGACTTCACCGAGGACTTCACGCCGTTCCCGCCCTCGGAGCGCGGACGCCTCGCCGATCTCGGGGACCGGATCCTGCTCGGCACGGACTTCCCGAACATCCCCTACCCGTACGCCCACCAGCTGCACGCCCTGGAGCGGTTGGGGCTGGGCGACGCCTGGCTGCGGGCGGTCTGCCACGGGAACGCGAGCGAGCTGTTCCGGTAGACCCCACAGGCCGCGGGCGCGTTTCTCAGGAAATTCACAGGTAGGCGAAAGGCCTCTCTCACGGCCGTCTCACAGGCTTGAGCCATGACGACGACCTCGCCCCAGGGGCGTACAGAACTGCTCAGGGCCGACCGCAGTCCCATCCGCGTGCTGGTCGTGGACGACGAGGCTCCGCTTGCCGAGCTGCTCTCCATGGCCCTGCGCTACGAGGGGTGGGAGGTGCGCAGTGCCGGGGACGGCGCGGGGGCCGTCCGTACGGCGCGCGACTTCCGCCCCGACGCGGTGATCCTCGATGTGATGCTTCCCGACATGGACGGGCTGGCGGTGCTCGGCCGGCTGCGGCGCGAGCTCTCCGACGTGCCCGTGCTGTTCCTGACCGCGCGGGACTCGGTGGAGGACCGGATCGCGGGGCTCACGGCGGGGGGCGACGACTACGTCACCAAGCCGTTCAGCCTGGAGGAGGTCGTGGCACGGCTGCGCGGGCTGATCCGCCGCTCGGGTACGGCCTCGGCCCGCAGCGATTCGACGCTCGTCGTGGGTGACCTGGTGCTGGACGAGGACAGCCACGAGGTGAGCCGGGGCGACGACTCGATCCATCTCACGGCGACCGAGTTCGAGCTGCTGCGCTTCCTGATGCGCAATCCGCGCCGGGTGCTGAGCAAGGCTCAGATCCTCGACCGGGTCTGGAACTACGACTTCGGCGGTCAGGCCAACGTCGTCGAGCTGTACATCTCCTACCTGCGCAAGAAGATCGACGCGGGACGCACCCCGATGATCCATACCCGGCGCGGGGCCGGATACCTCATCAAGCCGGGTGACTGACCCCGTGAGCGGGAAGAGCGCCGGTCGCCCCTGGACGCTCCGGACCCGTCTCGTCGTGTACGCGGTGACGCTCATCGCGGTGGTCGCCGCCGTGATCGGTTCGGTCACCGCGATCGCCTTCCAGAGCTACATGGCCGGGAAGCTGGACGGCCAGCTGCGCGACATCGCCGGAGTGGCCCAGCGGCCTCCGCCGGGAGGCGGCAAGATCGACCGGGGCGGCCCCACGAATGACGAGGAGCCGCTGGCCTTCATCGGCAGGGGTACGCCCGACACGTTCGGTGCCGTCGTCTCGGGCGGCTCCGTCACCGCCTCGAAGGTGATCAAGGGTCCGGACGCCCGGGAGAGCGCCGAGGAGCTGACCGACGCGCAGAAGGACGCCATCGAGGCCGCCGACGTGGCCCCGGACGGCGAGGCCCATGACGTCGAGCTTCCCGGGCTGGGCGGGTACCGCGTGCAGGTCGTCCCTTCGGGAGCGGGTACGTCCGTCGTGGTCGGCATCCCCACGGCCGAGGTGGACAAGGCCGTCAACACCCTGATCGTCGTCGAGGTCTGTGTCACCTGTGCCGGGCTCATCGCCGCCGGTATCGCCGGTGCCGCGATGGTCGGTGTCGCCCTGCGTCCGCTGCGCAGGGTGGTCGCCACGGCTACCCGGGTCTCCGAACTCCCGCTGCACAGCGGTGAGGTGGCTCTCCTCGAACGGGTGCCGGACGCCGAGGCCGATCCGCGCACGGAGGTGGGCCAGGTCGGCGCCGCCCTCAACAGGATGCTGGGCCACGTGGGTTCGGCCCTGGAGGCCCGGCAGAAGAGCGAGACGCGGGTACGTCAGTTCGTCGCGGACGCCAGTCACGAGCTGCGCACACCGCTCGCCTCGATCCGCGGGTACGCCGAACTGACGCGCCGCGGAAGGGAGAACGCCGGGCCCGACACCCGGCATGCCCTGGGGCGGATCGAGTCCGAGGCGGAACGGATGACGGGCATGGTCGAGGACCTGCTGCTCCTGGCCCGGCTCGACGCCGGACGGCCGCTCTCGTACGAGAGCACCGATCTCTCGCCGCTCGTCATCGACGCGGTGAGCGACGCCCGCGTCGCGGACCGTGCCCCCGGCGGCGCCTCCGGACCCACCCACCACTGGCGGCTCGAACTGCCCGAGGTGCCCGCGACGGTGTCGGGCGACCCGACCGGGCTCCAGCAGGTGCTGGTCAACCTGCTCGCGAACGCGCGCACCCACACCCCGCCGGGGACCACCGTCACGGTCCGTCTGCGACAGGCGCGCAGGGAGCTGCCCTGGGTGACCCTGGAGGTCCAGGACGACGGGCCGGGCATCCCCGCCGAGTTGCAGCCGCGTGTCTTCGAGCGGTTCGCGCGGGGTGACGCCTCACGCTCACGGCACGCCGGATCGACGGGCCTCGGCCTCGCCATCGTGCAGGCCGTCGTCGCCGCACACGGCGGGCTGGCCGAGGTGCGGTCGGTGCCGGGCGACACGGTGTTCGCGGTCCGTCTGCCGGCCGACACGGTGTACGGGGAAGGCGCGGACAGCTCCGCCCGGGCCTCGGCGCCCAGGGTGGACGGAGCCGGAGGCGAGGCTGTGACCTGGGAAAACGGCACGGCTGGCGCCCCCGTGGCGTACTCACAGACGGACCACAGGCTCAGCACACGGATGTGACAGCGCGGTTGGCGAGTGTCTGTGCCATGCGAACCGACACTGCCTGGAGCACCCTGCCGGCCCGGGAACATCTCCTGGCCGCAGCGGTCGGCGCTCCCGTACTCGACGTAGTGGTCCCCGTGTACAACGAGGAGAAGGACCTCGAAACGTGCGTGCTGCGCCTCCACGACCATCTGGCGCGTACGTTCCCCTACGGCTTCCGGATCACCGTGGCGGACAACGCGAGCACCGACCGTACGCCCGAGGTGGCGGCCCGGCTGGCGGCCCTGATCCCCGAGGTCCGGTCGTACCGGCTGGAGGAGAAGGGCCGGGGCCGGGCGCTGCGGACCGTCTGGTCCCACTCGGACTCCCCTGTCCTCGCCTACATGGACGTCGACCTCTCCACCGACCTCAACGCCCTTCTGCCGCTGGTCGCCCCGCTGATCTCCGGCCACTCCGACCTGGCCATCGGGTCTCGTCTCGCCCGTAGTTCGCGGGTGGTGCGGGGGTCGAAGCGTGAGTTCATCTCGCGGGCCTACAACCTCATCCTGCGCTCCTCGCTGGCCGCGAGGTTCAGCGACGCCCAGTGCGGCTTCAAGGCGATACGGCGCGAGGTCGCGCAGCGGCTGCTGCCGATGGTCGAGGACACCGGATGGTTCTTCGACACCGAGATGCTGGTGCTCGCCGAGCGGGCCGGGCTGCGCATCCACGAGGTGCCGGTCGACTGGGTCGACGACCCGGACTCCACGGTGCACATCGTGCGGACCGCGACCGATGACCTCAAGGGCGTCTGGCGGGTGGGCCGGGCCCTGGCCACCGGAGCGCTTCCGCTGGACCGCCTGGCCCGGCCCTTCGGTGACGACCCGCGCGACCGGGCCGTGCCGGGGGTGCCGCGCGGACTCGCCAGGCAGCTGGTCGGGTTCTGCGTCGTGGGGGCGCTCTCCACCCTGGTCTACCTCGTCCTGTACTCCCTCTTCCGGCTGGGCGTCGGCCCGCAGTTCGCCAACGCGGCGGCACTCCTGGTGTCG from Streptomyces sp. QL37 harbors:
- a CDS encoding SSI family serine proteinase inhibitor, with translation MLRRLTLTAAASLAVLSAAAPAATAVSPLVPLPPLPVLQGDWPTAQDGGTRLTVTVSESGNPAADGVFELECGPAGGSHPEAQRACDLLDEAAEAGDNPFVATDRNAMCTQQAGGPAAARVQGTWEGEDVDARFSRANGCEISRWNNLVPVLPSAR
- a CDS encoding VOC family protein, which encodes MAIQRMDNVGIVVEDMDAAIAFFVELGMELEGRAEVEGPVADRCTGLDGVHCDIAMVRTPDGNSRLELSKYRSPAAISTEPRDKPHNILGTHRVMFAVDDLEDTVARLRPHGAELVGGIARFEDSYLLCYVRGPEGIIVGLAEQLR
- a CDS encoding TetR/AcrR family transcriptional regulator, with protein sequence MTIRHGHTSAQPQRRTDARLNRERLLATARDVFGEVGPGASLNEIARRAGVGPGTLYRHFPTRHALLTAVLTDRIESLCAQAETLLSSESADDALELWLRAFLAHARVNQGMGSALMVEEPDATGLDCHRLILDAAAGLLTRAQQRGTARTDLTADDLVQLVVGIALSTARREDPDQPERLLSLVLDATHGIPRQGE
- a CDS encoding TIGR03620 family F420-dependent LLM class oxidoreductase, which gives rise to MTARTRDELGRIGIWTLAYEGRPAGHVRESAAEIEELGYGAIWYGEAFGRDAVGQAWLLLSATRRIRVASGIANIAFRDPIAIATAARTLGEAFPGRYVLGLGGHRVDDTVHDVDGYPVPARGRALSTMRAYLDSMDAVPAHGPVPDPAPRRVLAALGPRMLELAAERTWGAHPYFVSVEHTVRARRIMGPDAFLGVEQAVVLDSDLGRAREVATAHVAGYVSMAPHQEANVRRLGFGDEDIVGGPSRRLVDAIVVYGDADAIRRRVQQHLDAGADHVCLQVLTSDPAALPEREWRELAPALVPRQPLRTGA
- a CDS encoding FAD-dependent oxidoreductase; amino-acid sequence: MKHRIIVLGAGYTGAVAAGRLARRLRREDVDITLVTAEPDFVERVRLHQLAVGQELRPRPFSQMFAGTGVELRLATVTGLDVDRGTVAVVDANGAEELEYDSLVYALGSGWNTQGVPGTAEHAHEIAGRPGALRLRERLAGLDAGQHVVVIGGGLTGLEAATEIAESRPDLDVALAARGGLGDTLSPKGRQHLWKVFDKLGITVHEHTAVTGVEADHVTTADGTSVPAAVTVWTAGFAVHPIAKATALEVSDTGRIVVDGAMRSVSHPDVYAIGDAALVKGPGGKPLRMSCASGLPTAWQAADSIAAGLTGGKLPDTPLRYFNQCISLGRREGLIQYVTADDRAVRSALTGRLAAFYKELVCKGAAWGVANPTFGLPTRRRPVVRDRAPAAEPLAESA
- a CDS encoding RNA polymerase sigma-70 factor, giving the protein MALTVDDVDRFEAFMPRLEAIAYRLLGSASDAEDAVQDTFLRWQAADTDRIEVPEAWLTKVLTNLCLNQLTSARARRETYVGQWLPEPLLPGDPMLGPADTAEQRESVSYAVLALMERLSPNERVVYVLREAFGYPHRKIAEILDITESAAQQILHRARKHVAEGKARSAVDEAAARRIVEEFIEAATSGRTEPLVRLLTADAVSIGDGGGKVPARTKPFEGAVAVAKFLRGLFKPGKAKRAMAGGSPGVYVTTANNGPALVAVVDGRVIGVMCLEITSEGIAAIRAQANPDKLERATQRWAASDHGEPLLNLY
- a CDS encoding DUF2797 domain-containing protein, with the protein product MSGWRCTGLRWPHGEPVLGWARSDGTGRGRESVLAYGKELAFRAEGERHCLGARGNPCPVGAVVPVRSTGARCAECARLDRAHSVAADTIADDPRTYRVYLAWFGPGMVKVGITGESRDAARLREQGAVVFSWLGRGPLMAARRTEELLRSALGVPDRIPYARKRAVRGELPGAAERAAEIEGLYGRAAALEGAGWPEALERLPFVAVDHAGVFGLDGAEAAARVVTGLVDGGVVAGRLVAAAGPDLHLETVDEGVVVLDTRLVTGWDLVGADARAGTGVPTAALGGGGVQDGLF
- a CDS encoding amidohydrolase family protein; this translates as MSDDDRDREDVVRFWQRLGLPGIIDVHTHFMPERVLSKVWAYFDSAGPLTGLEWPITYRRDEDERLALLRSFGVLRFTSMLYPHKAGMASWLNGWAADFAARVPDCLHTATFFPEEGAGTYVREAVEAGARVFKSHLQVGAYDPNDPLLEPVWGLLAEAGIPVVTHCGSGPAPGAHTGPGPIGRLLSRHPRLKLVVAHMGMPEYAEFLALASAYPGVRLDTTMAFTDFTEDFTPFPPSERGRLADLGDRILLGTDFPNIPYPYAHQLHALERLGLGDAWLRAVCHGNASELFR
- a CDS encoding response regulator transcription factor is translated as MTTTSPQGRTELLRADRSPIRVLVVDDEAPLAELLSMALRYEGWEVRSAGDGAGAVRTARDFRPDAVILDVMLPDMDGLAVLGRLRRELSDVPVLFLTARDSVEDRIAGLTAGGDDYVTKPFSLEEVVARLRGLIRRSGTASARSDSTLVVGDLVLDEDSHEVSRGDDSIHLTATEFELLRFLMRNPRRVLSKAQILDRVWNYDFGGQANVVELYISYLRKKIDAGRTPMIHTRRGAGYLIKPGD